The DNA segment tctgttgaggCGGTATATGACAGGCGAGTCCCATGTTCTAAATCCATCTGAGGTTCAACTTAATGAGGATCTAACTTATGTGGAGAGACTGATTTTCATTCTGGACAGGAAATACAAATAATTGCAAAACAAGATCATCCCTCTTGTTTTAGGCCAGAGGCAGCGACTAGAGAGTCGCATGCGCACTGAACACACAGAGTTGCTTTGATTTGTATTGCTTTGTTGTGTTTTCGTTGTAAACCTCATTTATAACATCAGTTATGTTGTaataaattattgttttcatAAGATTTtcctgatttcgaggatgaaatcttttaagttaGGGAGAATATAGTAACCCGACTCCCGATTGAGAAATTAAATTATCTAAGCATGTTTAAgtggttaaaacatgattaaagaaccCTTAATTGAGGAAATTAAGTAAGAAATAGGATTCAGGACGTTTGGAAATGACCCGGAGGGTATCGAGGGCCTGATCAatttggaaggtccgaactagAGCTGGGTAGATCGGAAGATCTAAACTGGTACGAATGACAATGATGTGCTTGGAATCACCGAGCAGTTCGAAAGCTTCGAAATCgagatcagaacgtccgaactCTTCCAGACAAGACAAGGTATGGGTTCTGATTGGCGCTTAAACTAGAGGGAGTTCCAAAGCTCCGAACTTTGCAAGCGCAGTGATTGTCCAATCAGAGGACACACGTTCGGTGACtagagatcgaaagctccgatggtgaGATCGGAAGTCCCTAATTGcattcgaaagctccgaaccagGGATCAGAAGTTCCGAACTTCTATCTTGAAATAAGGGTAGAAACCCTCATTCAGAATTGCCAATTCTCAGCTTTCCTCTGTAGTTATTAGTCCATATTTGGGGCTTTTAGGCATCGTCTCGTGGGATGGGCGATAGTAAGGCGCTACCGGGGTCGAAGCTAAGTTCTGCTTAGAATTTGGGGtcatcgccatcagtgggccaacgacggatgcaggtaatACTCCGAGATCCTTGATAAGTTTGGAAATATCTATTAGCTTggttaaggattttagaatgGTATAAGTGATATGATATACgtttgattataggcttggatacTAGGTTGTTCACCTAGACTTGACCTATAGAGGTACGCAActactgactgagatatccagGTGAGTATGCATTCTTATGTGTTTCATTTTATCCGTCATGATGTATTGACCCGTTCCGAAATCACtaactaataaaaaattaagcatgcaataaatatcttaaagcAATAATCAATAAAACAACATAAACTTAAAATGATGCAACTAAAAACCCCtgtagaatacaaccggtactGAAATCAAGTGTAGCCAAATGTGatacaaccccatcgaataACAATGCTAAAAATATACTAATAGAAACCTGGTACGGTACAATCCAACCCTACTGCAACAACCGCTATCTCccggtccgtccaacctaaacCCTGCCCCGTAGAATGGGTTGTCCAAAACAAAAAATCGAGGAAGTGAGCtaacaacgctcaatacgaaagcatgagtatacacatgTCATGAATGCTAAAGCAAATGAAAGGTACCGGAAACCTATCACGGTAGAAATCTATTGGTCAAATAATAGGCGCCATGGTATGCAACACACTGAGCCGTTGCATCAGGAGGTACTTCCATATCATCAGAATAAGTGGGTAATAGTAACCGGACCCGAATCCACGGAATCCATCCACAATAACttggggctgagcaacccttctactggtaatatcaaggtataggctcaacatgataatgtGTGTACGTAGTAGTAATAACCGTGTCATAATAAATACACATAAACcgtgtcatataaatcatgcaaatatagaacatgcataatcaaccaggatatctcggatagtacatTCGTACCTCTATTAAGcaactcaagcaacctagcAACACCGgctctctagtccaagcctataagcagatAATCATCATATCACTTATTGtctactaaaagccttaactaaactaatagTTACTCACAGAAGCTAATCAGATGCTAGActtatacctgcatccgtcattagccctttgatgcCATGACCTCAAAACCTAGGCACAAATTCGCTACGATCCCGGTAGCGCTTTGCTATCGAATGGCCCTCAAGACGATGCCCGAAGCCTTCCAAAACCACCAAAAAAATGAGAGAGGAATGATTGAATTGGCGAGTTGCAAATGAATCTCTCGGCTCTATTATAGGCAACAATCGGACCTTTCGATCGAACTTCGGACCTTTTGATCTCTATCAAAGCTTTCGATCTTTATCCACCGATCGTGTGTCCCTGATTGGACAAAACACTACTGCCAACGGATTTCGTACCTTTCGAACTagggttcggagctttcgatttATGTCTCGTCAAGTCACCAATCAGAAAGTCCATAATTTCTTATACAAAGGCGATCAGACCTTCCGATCTTGAGTTCGAAGCTTTTGAACTCACCCGTCTGATTCTGAAGTACAACtctgcttccgaactggttcggtACTTCCGAATTGCTCTTCAGAGCTTTCGAACTGTCCAATATCTTGAAGTccttggaaccatttccgatcaTTCCGAATCCGTATTTCAACTCCTTAAATCCACTTAGgaatccttaatcatgtttagatagTTGAGTAACTTAATTAAGAATCGGACAACTACAcatgatatgcatgtattactGTTCATATGTTGCATATCCTTGTATCACATTGAACtgaatctccttcgagatagtcATGTTTAGTAGGGTCGTTCAGCCCTAGTTTGTGGACGGTTGGACAGCATGAGTCACATGGCCGACGGGTATGGAGAACTATGATGCTTCCAGGATATTTTCAGATCCACGTTCAAATGTTTTGTTCTAGTTATCCAGAGGAGTATTTTCGTGTTGATACTATGCACTCTGGTGCCTCTAGTTGAGCATGAGTTTTTCCCTATCGATCCAGTTATCCATTTCACGTCATATGCATAAACATAtaggtttgtatactcatatATATTGTACTAGACATTAGCGCTCACATCTTTGTTTTCATCTTAGACATCACATTCTGCGGGGCAGGCCTCAGGTTGGATGATGTAGGCAGGAGTGAGTCCTGAGGCGAGGAGCAACACCATTGAGTTGTCGGTTAAATTGGTTTGGTTGTTTTATTTGGGAATTGTGTTTGATActcttattcgatatggttgtaccTTAACGAGTACTTTAACTGATGTTTTCGATTTTAGCTAGTATAATGTATTTGCGTTTTCGCTGACTTATTTGATTCTTGTTAATTAAGATTTAAATGCATGTTTAGGATTtaatttagtaggtgatttcggTGCGGGTCGCTacaaatatgtttttttaaattttagacgACTATATCACtcttaacaaaaaaaaacaaaaaactatTAAAATTCATTAATTTGAAAATGATGAAAATTATCGTGTAATTCCAACGTAGAAACACCCGTGTGGAAGGACACCACCAATAATATATAATCGGTGTGGACACTAACTTGCAAGAACCATAAATtgcaaaacccaaaaaaaaaaaaatggcaaGTTCCTGCGGGAATTATCCAAAGCAGCCACATGCGATAATGATTTCACTATGCCCGCAAGGTCATGTGATCCCATTCGTAAACCTCGCTTTAAAGCTTGCTTCAAATGGTTTCACCATCACTTTTGCTCATCTTGAATCCGTTCATCACCACATCTCCACTGCTACTTCTCAGCTCCAAACCGACATCTTTTCTGAAGCCCGAAAATCCGGCCTCGATATCAATTACGCCACTATCAGCGATGGTTTCCCCGTCGAATTCGACCGTTCCAAAAACATAGACCAGTATATGGAATCACAGCTGAATCATTTTCCACGTAGAGTGGATGACTTTGTTGGAGGAATAATGCTGTCTTCAGATAATTTTGAATACTTCTTGGTGGCTGACACTTTCTCCGTGTGGGCACCGGAGATCGCGGAGAAGTATGGCATGGTCTGTGTTTCGCTATGGACCGAACCGGCCACGGTGTTCTCTTTGGGTTATCATTGGGAGCTTCTCATAAAGAACGGTCATGTCCCTGTCAATGGCCGGCGGGAAGAAGTTAAATGCGTTCCCGGAATTCGAGCAATCAATAGTAAAGATTTCACGTCGTATTTGCAAACTTCGGAGCTAAATAATTGGTTGCAGAAAGCAGGGTTTCTGGCCTTCGATGCTGTGAAAAGGGCAGATTTCATTTTGTGCAACACTGTCCAAGAACTTGAAGAGGAAGTCATCTCAGTTTTACGGAAGAATCAGCCATTTTACGCTGTCGGGCCTCTTTTTCCGTCGAATTCGCTGAAAGGTTTGGTCCCTCGGAGCTTGTTGCCAGAGTTCGACTGCACGGAGTGGCTGAACACGAAGGAACCCGGATCGGTTTTGTACGTTTCGTTTGGCAGTCTTGCGACGGCTGAAAAAAATGTGATCCTCGAGATTGTTTGGGGGATTCTGGAAAGCCGAAGGAACTTTATTTTCGTTCTTCGGCCTGGAATGGTGGGCGAGGATGAGGATGAGGATGGGGATGAAGATGGGATGCTGCCTGATGGATTCGAAGATCGTGGCCTGATCGTGCCGTGGTGCAAACAGAGTCGGGTGCTGTCGAATCCGGGGATCGGAGGATTCTTGACGCATTGTGGATGGAATTCTGTCTTGGAAAGTATATGGTTTGGGGTTCCAATGATTTGTTATCCGTTTTTTGCAGATCAGATTACTAACAGGAAGTTGGTTGTGGATGATTGGAGAGTTGGATTGAATCTTTGTGATGGGGAAAGTGTGACAAAGGAGGAAGTTGCGGAGAAGATTGGGAGTTTGATGGATCAGAAAATGTCTTGTGAATTAAGGCAACAGATTCATAAGCTGAGAAATACCCTGCAAAATGCTTTGCGTGAGGATGGATCATCAGAGACCAATTTTGCTCGTTTTATTGACGATTTGAAGAATAAAGTTTTCTCCAGAGGTTAGGTAAGGTTGCAGCATTTAGATAGATGGATGAAATGTCAAGGATTTCGAATCTATAATAACAAATCCTCGACTAGTTGTTTCTTGCGTTTGGATAGATGAGTTTAGATATGAGGAATTATTTGAGATGAGAATTTGAAATAAATGAATTCAAAATTCATTACAAAGACTCAAAAAATAAGTATTTAATATTTGAAATCAATTAACAATTGGAGctggaaaaaaaatacaataaatttggttagtaaaaatttaaaatctaattttaaatccaTAAGTATTTAATATTTGAAATCAAATAACAACTGGATATGGGAAAAAATACCTACTAAGCAGAGTCCGCTGCCACTAGGAGCGGACTCTGCCAATGTGGCAGTGCAGCGCACGCTGCCCATGTGGCTGCACGTTGTCAGCTGCATTATTTCTTCCGCCCACCTCTATTATTTTTTTCGGCCCACCTCTATTATTGTTTACTTCAATTTCAATTTCTGTGTATATGTACAAAgaacttttctttttctttctccATTTTCTTTTAGGACATTTGTTCATCTTTCTCCATTGTTCGTCCAATTACAAATTCAAGAGTAGTTTTGGAATTCTTGCAACAAGAGTTTTTTTTTACACCAATTTTTCGAGTTTTTTTCGCCCTCTCGTAAACGTTATCCGACCAACCATGATTTTTCACAGTCGTTCACCGCCGCCGATCGTTGTTTAAGCTAGGAGGAAGTTATTTAGGTTGGTTggagctctatttcaaaacttgGAGGTAAATTCGAGACTAAAGTTTTGAAATTTGGGTGTTTTGGTTCAATTGAGttcttataattaaaatatgtttaATTGTTGGTTG comes from the Henckelia pumila isolate YLH828 chromosome 1, ASM3356847v2, whole genome shotgun sequence genome and includes:
- the LOC140875784 gene encoding UDP-glycosyltransferase 86A1-like produces the protein MASSCGNYPKQPHAIMISLCPQGHVIPFVNLALKLASNGFTITFAHLESVHHHISTATSQLQTDIFSEARKSGLDINYATISDGFPVEFDRSKNIDQYMESQLNHFPRRVDDFVGGIMLSSDNFEYFLVADTFSVWAPEIAEKYGMVCVSLWTEPATVFSLGYHWELLIKNGHVPVNGRREEVKCVPGIRAINSKDFTSYLQTSELNNWLQKAGFLAFDAVKRADFILCNTVQELEEEVISVLRKNQPFYAVGPLFPSNSLKGLVPRSLLPEFDCTEWLNTKEPGSVLYVSFGSLATAEKNVILEIVWGILESRRNFIFVLRPGMVGEDEDEDGDEDGMLPDGFEDRGLIVPWCKQSRVLSNPGIGGFLTHCGWNSVLESIWFGVPMICYPFFADQITNRKLVVDDWRVGLNLCDGESVTKEEVAEKIGSLMDQKMSCELRQQIHKLRNTLQNALREDGSSETNFARFIDDLKNKVFSRG